In Schistocerca cancellata isolate TAMUIC-IGC-003103 chromosome 7, iqSchCanc2.1, whole genome shotgun sequence, a genomic segment contains:
- the LOC126092821 gene encoding germ cell nuclear acidic protein-like: MSHLQQLTIYDDDGNDDDGNDDDGNDDDGNDDDGNDDDGNDDDGNDDDGNDDDGNDDDGNDDDGNDDDGNDDDGNDDDGNDDDGNDDDGNDDDGNDDDGNDDDGNDDDGNDDDGNDDDGNDDDGNDDDGNDDDGNDDDGNDDDGNDDDGNDDDGNDDDGNDDDGNDDDGNDDDGNDDDGNDDDGNDDDGNDDDGNDDDGNDDDGNDDDGNDDDGNDDDGNDDDGNDDDGNDDDGNDDDGNDDDGNDDDGDY; this comes from the coding sequence ATGTCACATCTTCAACAACTTACGATATATGACGACGACGGTAATGACGACGACGGTAATGACGACGACGGTAATGACGACGACGGTAATGACGACGACGGTAATGACGACGACGGTAATGACGACGACGGTAATGACGACGACGGTAATGACGACGACGGTAATGACGACGACGGTAATGACGACGACGGTAATGACGACGACGGTAATGACGACGACGGTAATGACGACGACGGTAATGACGACGACGGTAATGACGACGACGGTAATGACGACGACGGTAATGACGACGACGGTAATGACGACGACGGTAATGACGACGACGGTAATGACGACGACGGTAATGACGACGACGGTAATGACGACGACGGTAATGACGACGACGGTAATGACGACGACGGTAATGACGACGACGGTAATGACGACGACGGTAATGACGACGACGGTAATGACGACGACGGTAATGACGACGACGGTAATGACGACGACGGTAATGACGACGACGGTAATGACGACGACGGTAATGACGACGACGGTAATGACGACGACGGTAATGACGACGACGGTAATGACGACGACGGTAATGACGACGACGGTAATGACGACGACGGTAATGACGACGACGGTAATGACGACGACGGTAATGACGACGACGGTAATGACGACGACGGTAATGACGACGACGGTAATGACGACGACGGTAATGACGACGACGGTAATGACGACGACGGTAATGACGACGACG